The stretch of DNA CGCTCTTCTCCATCCCCTTCTTCCTTAACGCAAAGGATCCCGGCGTTCCGGGCGCGAGCTGGCGCAAGGCAGTGGGCGATGGGGCTCGCAGCGTGCTCAAGACCCTGCGCGAGGCATCCCATTATCGCGAGCTGATGAAGTTCCTGCTCGCACGCATGTTCTATGCCGACGCCATGGCCGCGTTGCTGGCATTGGGCGCCGTCTATGTCGCGCTGTTCCTCAACTGGGGCTTCCTCGAAATGCTGTGCTACGCGATCTTCGCGAGCGCCTGCGCCTTCGGCGGCGGCATTTTCGGTGGCTGGCTGGAACACAAGGTCGGCGTAAAGCGTGCCTTGGCGATTGAGATCATCGCCATGGTCGCAACCCTCGTCGTCCAGCTCAGCATTACCCGTGAAAGCCTGTTCTTCGGCCTGGTCCTCAATTCGCAGGTGTGGGATGGACTGGTTTTCAAGACCCTCTCGGATCTGACCTACCTTGGCTTGATCAGCATCATCGCCATCACCGCCACCGCCAGCATTTCGTCGAGCCGCACCATGCTTGTCGCCTTGGCCCCACCAGGCCGCAGCGGCGAGTTCTTCGGGCTCTTCGCCATCGCCGGGACGATTACGGTGTGGATGGGTCCGTTGCTGGTAGAACGCTTCACTCTGTGGTTTACCAGCCAGCGCGTCGGCATGGCGTCTATCTCAATCCTCTTCACGATCGGCCTGGTGACGTTGCTGACAGTGCGCATGCCGAAAAGCGCAAGCAACCCACGCACTGCCTAAAGGGCACTGGACTCATCGGTCCTTATGTGAAACCTTCTTCTCAAGAGAGAGGAGACCCCGCACCATGCCCGCATTCGATCTGATAATCCGCAATGGCACCATCGTGGATGGCACCGGCGCCCCACGCTTCACCGGCGACGTCGCCATCCGTGATGGCCTGATCGTGCAGGTCGGCGAAGTTCGTGGCGACGCAGCGGAAGAGATCGATGCTGGCGGCAAGCTCGTCACCCCCGGTTTCGTGGACGTCCACACGCACTATGACGGCCAGGCGACCTGGGACCAGGAAATGGCCCCATCGAGCTGGCACGGCGTGACGACGGTGGTGATGGGCAACTGCGGTGTCGGCTTCGCGCCTGCCGCCAAGGACAAGCACGAATGGCTTATCGGGCTGATGGAAGGGGTCGAGGATATTCCCGGCACTGCCCTTGCCGAAGGCCTGTCGTGGAATTGGGAGACCTTCCCCGAATATCTCGACGAACTCGAACGCCTGCCGCGCAGCATCGACGTGGGCACCCATGTCCCGCACGGCGCGGTGCGCGCCTATGTGTTGGGTGATCGCGAGCAGCCCGGTGCCATCCCCACCGAAGAGGACATCGCCAAGATGTCCGACATCGTCGAGGAAGGCGTGCGCGCCGGCGCGCTTGGTTTCTCCACGTCACGCACTGTGCTCCACCGCGATATCGACGGTGAAGTCGTGCCCGGCACTACCGCGACGGCAGAAGAGCTTGTCGCCATCGGCCGCGCCATGGGCCGCGCCGGTCACGGCGTGTTCGAAATGGCCAGCGACATGATGCGCGACTGGGACGAGTTCGGCTGGATGGGCAAGATGAGCCGCGAAACCGGGCTGCCCGTCACCTTCGCCGCGCTCCAGTCGATCGCCAAGGAAATGCCGCTCGACGAGCAGATCGCCTGCATGCGCGCCGAGAATGACAATGGCGCCAACATTGTCGCCCAGATTGCCCTGCGCGGCAACGGCATCGTCATGGCATGGCAGGGTACCGTGCACCCCTTCCGCTTCCGCCCGAGCTGGCAGGCGATCGAAGGCCTGCCGTGGGAAGAGCAGCGCGCCAAGCTGCTCGATCCCGCGTTCAAGGCCCAGCTCCTGTCCGAGCAGAACGATCTCAGCGAGGTCAATCAGGACATTATCGGCCTGATCATGGTCGTCTGCGGCGGCTGGGGCATGCAGTTCGAAATGGACCCTGATTTCAACTATGAGCCGACCGCCGAGGAGAGCATCCTCGCGCGTGCGGCAAAAGCTGGCGTCTCGGGCGACGAATATGCCTATGACCTGCTCTGCCGTGATGAGGGCAAGGGCTTCATCTACCTGCCGATCCTCAATTACGCAGACGGCAACCTCGACTTCCTGATGGATCTCCAGCAGTCGGACGACACGGTCAATTCACTGTCCGATGGCGGCGCACATTGCGGCACCATCTGTGACGCCGCTTCACCGACCTTCATGCTCCAGCACTGGGTCCGTGATCGCCAGCGTGGCACCATCACGTTGGAGAATGCGATCAAGCGCCAATGTTCCGACACCGCGCGCCTTTACGGACTGGAAGATCGCGGCGTGCTGGCCCCCGGATACCTCGCCGATCTTAACATCATCGACATGGACCGCCTCAAGCTGGGCAAGCCGTGGCTGGCCTTCGACCTGCCTGCAGGCGGCAAGCGGTTGCTGCAGAAGGCCGAGGGTTACGTCGCCACGATCAAGAACGGCACGGTGACCTTCCGCGACGGGGAGTGGACCGGAGCCACGCCCGGCGGCCTAATCCGAGGGCCGCAGCGCGTCGAAATGGCGGAGGCCGCAGAATGAAGGCTATCCGCATCGGGGCTAGCCCCGCTTCGCTGGATGCCCTCGAATATGTCGACCTGGACGACCCGGCCGCACCCGGACCGGGACAGATCAAGGTTGCGCTCAAGGCGAGCTCGCTGAACTTCCACGACTATGCGGTGGTCAAGGGAATGATCCCGTCCGCACTTGGACGCATTCCCATGTCGGACGGCGCGGGCGAGGTGGTGGCGATCGGCCCCGATGTCACCGAATACGCAGTCGGTGACGGGGTGGTCAGCACCTTCTTTCCCGACTGGCTCGATGGCACACCGCCGCGGACTGCATTCACCCGCGTGCCGGGCGACGGGATTGATGGCTATGCACGTGAGACAATCACGGCACCGACCACGTGGTTCACCCGCGCGCCCAAGGGCTACAGCCATGCCGAGGCAGCGACCCTGACCTGCGCAGGCCTCACGGCATGGCGGGCACTGTTCGTCGACAATGCGATCAAGCCAGGCGACACCGTGCTGGTGCAGGGAACCGGTGGTGTCTCGATCTTTGCCCTACAGTTCGCCAAGGCTGCGGGTGCAACCGTCATCGCCACCAGCTCCAGCGGTGCCAAGCTGGAGCGCCTCCGGGACATGGGCGCCGATCACCTGATCAACTATAAGGAAGAAACCGCCTGGGGCGCAAAGGTCCTGGCATTGACCGCTGGCGTTGGGGTCGACTGCGTGGTCGAAATCGGCGGTGCGGGGACGCTCGACCAGTCAATGATGGCAACGCGCGTCGGCGGCCACATTGCCTTGATCGGGGTGCTGGCGGGCTTTGCCGGGCCGGTCCAGACTGCGCTGCTGATGGCCAAGAACCTGCGTGTCCAGGGCCTCACAGTGGGCAGCCGCAAGCAGCAGCTCGACATGATCGCGGGCATCGAAGCGAACGACATCCGGCCGGTGATTTCGGACACTTTCGGGCTGGAGCATCTGGCCGACGCCTTCCGCCATCAGGAGAGCGGCGGACACTTCGGCAAGATCGCCGTAGAAATCTGACAGGAAGGACCGGACATGGGTTTTGCCGAGTATGATCGGTTCGATGCGCTTGGCCTGGCCGGGCTCGTCGCCAAGGGCGAGGTTACCCCGCTTGAGCTCGTCGATACCGCAATCGAGCGGATAGAGGAGCTCAATCCGCGTCTGAATGCGGTAGTCTTCACCGATTACGAAGGTGCCCGCGAGCGTGCCCGCGGTCCCCTTCCCGATGGTCCGTTCAGGGGTGTGCCCTTCCTGCTCAAGGACATCCTTGGCGATCTGGAAGGATGGCCTACGCGCAACGGCTCGCACATCTCGCCACCCGTGCCGATGCCATTCACGGCCACATTGGTGCAACGCTTCCTCGCAGGCGGCCTGGTCCCGCTGGGCAAGACCAATGTTCCCGAATTCGGGCTGGTGGCGACGACCGAAAGCAAGCTCTACGGCCCCGCAGGCAATCCCTGGAACCCGAACCACTCGACGGGTGGGTCATCGGGCGGCTCGGGCGCGGCAGTCGCGAGCGGGATGGTGCCGGTTGCGCACGCCAATGACGGTGGTGGCTCGATCCGTATCCCGGCGAGCTGCAATGGCCTCGTCGGCCTCAAGCCGA from Erythrobacter mangrovi encodes:
- a CDS encoding zinc-dependent alcohol dehydrogenase family protein, which encodes MKAIRIGASPASLDALEYVDLDDPAAPGPGQIKVALKASSLNFHDYAVVKGMIPSALGRIPMSDGAGEVVAIGPDVTEYAVGDGVVSTFFPDWLDGTPPRTAFTRVPGDGIDGYARETITAPTTWFTRAPKGYSHAEAATLTCAGLTAWRALFVDNAIKPGDTVLVQGTGGVSIFALQFAKAAGATVIATSSSGAKLERLRDMGADHLINYKEETAWGAKVLALTAGVGVDCVVEIGGAGTLDQSMMATRVGGHIALIGVLAGFAGPVQTALLMAKNLRVQGLTVGSRKQQLDMIAGIEANDIRPVISDTFGLEHLADAFRHQESGGHFGKIAVEI
- a CDS encoding MFS transporter; protein product: MSRTGFAWAVFEWARNPYYILIVIYIFAPYFARDIIGADLLAGGTLDHLDPEKARATANAQGQATIASVTKWAGFIAALTAPFLGAALDRGGRLKPLLFITLLSITICSAMLWFAMPGGEGLPIPMVMALLVIAYVSYTYSEVTHNAMLSVAGAPNRLAMISGLGLGLGNLAATLIFIGLVLLFVLPSMVGWPFATPRFGFDIAKFEHMRIAGPICAVWLALFSIPFFLNAKDPGVPGASWRKAVGDGARSVLKTLREASHYRELMKFLLARMFYADAMAALLALGAVYVALFLNWGFLEMLCYAIFASACAFGGGIFGGWLEHKVGVKRALAIEIIAMVATLVVQLSITRESLFFGLVLNSQVWDGLVFKTLSDLTYLGLISIIAITATASISSSRTMLVALAPPGRSGEFFGLFAIAGTITVWMGPLLVERFTLWFTSQRVGMASISILFTIGLVTLLTVRMPKSASNPRTA
- a CDS encoding N-acyl-D-amino-acid deacylase family protein; translated protein: MPAFDLIIRNGTIVDGTGAPRFTGDVAIRDGLIVQVGEVRGDAAEEIDAGGKLVTPGFVDVHTHYDGQATWDQEMAPSSWHGVTTVVMGNCGVGFAPAAKDKHEWLIGLMEGVEDIPGTALAEGLSWNWETFPEYLDELERLPRSIDVGTHVPHGAVRAYVLGDREQPGAIPTEEDIAKMSDIVEEGVRAGALGFSTSRTVLHRDIDGEVVPGTTATAEELVAIGRAMGRAGHGVFEMASDMMRDWDEFGWMGKMSRETGLPVTFAALQSIAKEMPLDEQIACMRAENDNGANIVAQIALRGNGIVMAWQGTVHPFRFRPSWQAIEGLPWEEQRAKLLDPAFKAQLLSEQNDLSEVNQDIIGLIMVVCGGWGMQFEMDPDFNYEPTAEESILARAAKAGVSGDEYAYDLLCRDEGKGFIYLPILNYADGNLDFLMDLQQSDDTVNSLSDGGAHCGTICDAASPTFMLQHWVRDRQRGTITLENAIKRQCSDTARLYGLEDRGVLAPGYLADLNIIDMDRLKLGKPWLAFDLPAGGKRLLQKAEGYVATIKNGTVTFRDGEWTGATPGGLIRGPQRVEMAEAAE